The genomic stretch GGCAAACCCGCCCTGTGTCCTCTATACCTGCgtctctttctcttgccaatgACAGGGATTTTGGCCTTGTTGGGTGTCTGAAGTACATCCTGTGcatcctgcttgttgaagaaaaaatatttgtctaatacaaggtgagtgattgctgtcctgatatccagaagctcttttttttgccgtaagatacgaTGGCAGAATAAAGTGCAGCTCAAGTATTTGAGATGTctatttgacccaggtctgttcAGTGCCCGAAAGTGCAACAGTATCAGAAAggtttctgtttgtttctctctccaggGAAACCCAAAGTGCTGGTTTCAAAAAGGTGTCCATTCAGGTAAAGCCATTGTGATCGGTGAACTTCTGACCTTTTGCATTTAAGTAATGAAATAATTGATGTTTTATAGTATACGTTTTTATTTTGTAAACGTAatatcatacagttgaagtcggaagtttacatacacataggttggagtcattaaaacacctttttcaaccactccacaaatgtcttgttaacaaactatcgttttggcaagtcagttaagacatctattttgtgcatgaaacaagtaagcttatttcactgtatcacaattccagtgggtcagaagtttacatacattaagttgactgtggtTTTAAACAGCtagaaaaattccagaaaattgtcatggctttacaagcttctgataggcccattgacgtcaattggaggtgtacctgtggatgtatttcaaggcctaccttcaaactccgtgcctctttgcttgacatcatgggaaaatcaaaagaagtcagccaatacctcagacatttttttgtagacctccacaagtctggttcatctttgggagcaatttccaaacgcctgaaggtaccacgttcatctgtacaaacaataaacaccatgggaccacacagccgtcataccgctcaggaaggagactcgttctgtctcctagagatgaacgtactttggtgcgaaaagtacaaatcattcccagaacaacagcaaaggaccttgtgaagatgctggaggaaacgggtactaaagtatctatatcgacataacctgaaaggccactctgcaaggaagaagccactgctccaaaccctccataaaaaaatccagactacggtttggaactgcacatggggacaaagaccgtactttttggagaaatgtcctttggtctgatgaaacaaaaatataactctttgtcataatgaccatcgttatgttgggtctttcaaatggacaatgacctcaagaatacttccaatgttgtggcaaaatcgcttaaggacaacaaagtcaaggtattggaatggccatcacaaagccctgacctcaatcctatagaaaacgtgtgggctaaaattcacccaaaaTGGGTgaaaatgggccaaaattcacccaacttattgtgggaagcttgtggaaggctacccttaATGTTCAACCCAAGTTAATATAAACAATTTACAGGCAATgaaaccaaatactaattgagtgtattgtaaacttctgacacactgggaatgtgatgaaagaaataaaagctgaaatcactctctactattattctgacattttacattcttaaaatatagtggtgatcctaagacagggaatttttaccacgattatatgtcaggaattgtgagagaaaaaagtttaaatgtatttggctaaggtgtatgtaaacttccgatttaaCTGTATGTACAATTTATTCTTCATTAGGTTGAGGTGGAGGCGCAAAAAGAGGGGGGAAAACACATTACAGCCAAGCAAAGAAGGTAAGCTAAATACATAGCAATGTAACCTTCCCTCGTGGCTAACATGCATGAATGCAATGGTTTTGTTTTGCTGCTTTCTTCTTGTCCAAagggaggagaagaaggggaAACAGGATCATTCTGAATCTCAGGAAGAAGAGGGAAAGACTGAGGAGACGCATGGTGCCTCCGCAGCCAATCAGAAAACCaagagtggaggagggggaggagcctCTCAGCATCCTCTTAAGAGACATCAAAAGGTGAGACATTTTCAAAGTTTTAAATGAACTAAATTAGTTGTAGTCCAATTCGACCAGAGATTGGTTCTAGTCCGGCTAAGGTTGTCAGCTTTGCTGTCTTCGTGGTTGCATTAGTTAGAATAAACTGCTCTTGAAAGTCAAGCTTTTCATCTATGCTGTTGTTGAAATCTAGAACAAGCTGAAGAAAATTAAAGAGAAGTACAAAGACCAAGATGAAGAGGATCGGGAGCTGATGATGAAATTGTTGGGGGTGAGGAGTATGTTGTTGAACTTTCCCTCACACTGTTGAAATGTCTGGATTACGAACTGGAACACAAATTAATGATATGAACATATCTGTATACcagaaaatgtataaaaacacatTGAATGAAACTGAATTTTTTATGGCTGGTTACTGGTTACCAATAAATGTTTCCAATaaagcagtacagtacaggaatTTATTGAAATTTTCCGTCTGCAGTCTGCTGGCTCCACTAAGGAAGAGAAGCCTAAGAAGGGCAAGAAGGGGAAGGGCAAAGACGAGGTGTTGAGAAAAGCACCCCAGAAGCAAGCCCAGAGACCCCGTCCTCAGGAGGTCATCTTAAAGAAACcagaaggggaagaggagggtcTAGCTGTGGAGGAGGGAGCAGCACCTGAACAggatgacaaggtaaaaaaaaaggttttgttTTCCTTTCTCCAGGGAACACGCAAATACTCTTAAAATGAATGATTCCTTCCTCAAAGTAATCactaggcaggtttccattgacctgAGGTTTATTAGACAAAAATAGTGTCCCAAAATTgtgatgataaaaaaaaaatgtaattacatttaactagccaagtcagttaagaacacattcttattttcagtgacggcctaggaacagtgggttaattgccttgttcaggggcagaacgacaagagttttatcttgtcagctcgggcatttgatcttgcaacctttcggttactagtccagcactctaaccactaggctacctgccgccccactagtatAATAGAAATAGGTCAAAAGTATAATAGAAATGTTCTAAAGatcaatactgaacaaaaatatataaacgcaaaaCACGCAACGATTTTACTaggttacagttcatagaaggaaatcagttgataaaaggagaaatgctcactaatgggGATATAAAAAATTTgttcacaaaatttgagagaaataatatttttgtgcgcATGGTATATTTccactcatgaaacatgggaccaacacttcatcttttttaaatgtttaactaTTCGACGGGTGGATTTTTCTTTCGTCAAACTCTTTTATTGCAACAAATGATGATGGAAACTGTTTTTTGAATAATGCTGATTGCTTAATCATTTATGAAGGTACGTGTGGCACGTGATATCACGCAATTACAAAGCTTCACTCCACATTTAATTCTAAATGCCTACTGCTTTCTAAATATAATTTTTTCCACAAGGATTGTCTTGACTTTCAAGAATGCTTGAATTACGTTGGCTAgatgcaagtttcaccatccaattatttcagatctacaggagtgcaagtttcaccatGGCATGGTGTGTGACACATGATACATTTTTGTAAATTCTTGCATTCTATCCATGGCTTTTGCGGGCTatctgagacatgaaacagataggtgggagggaaTACAGGCTGCCTAAATGTATCATGGAAACACTTCATTTCTATTTGACACTAGGTTTTTGTGAAAAAGTGCTTTCTTTTTTGTTGTGACGTCATTATGTCCAGCTGTTTTTGTCAACACAAGACTGTTAAGACTGGAAATGCACCGTAGAAGGCAATTGTCACATCTATTTTCTATGCAAACTGGCTAAATGTCGAGAAAAAAATCACTGGACAAGTTAATAAACGTAGCTACTGATCTACATGACATAATTGGTTAAAGCAATGCCATGGAAAACTTGCACCAATTATCAATCCATttgtcagatcagtgattattttAAGAATATTTGAACAGGGCCTCTGAATCCATGTTTTCTTGATCTAAGAATTGAAACAAAGGTGACTGAAGAAAAGGGAGGAAGACTATTTATTTCTGTTGCAGGAAGGAGATGATCAGGACCAAGACAACCCTGGAGCAGAGGTGGGTTCTTCGAGATTACTGTATTACTGTTCAAACCTGGCctataaatatattttaatgaAATCCTTTGTTGCAGGGCCAACATCCTTGTCTTATTGTGTCTCTCCCATTGACTTCCTTAGGAAGCAGAGAAACTGCTGAATTCTCTGACGGGCCAACCCCACCCAGAGGATGTACTGCTGTTCGCTGTGCCAGTCTGTGCCCCCTACACTGCCCTCTCCAACTACAAGTAAGGACAACATATCTACCTAGTTTTATAATATCTATGTAACGCCAGTAATTCCTACCATTCCATCGAAGCCAACCTAACACGAATGTTGATTAATCCATTTACCCGTATAGGGATATACTTATTCCGCTTCCATTTGCCATAGGAAATGGGACATGGCTATGTTTTCAAAGTTAGCTAAACAACAGTGTTTCCCACTAGGCACAAGGTGAAGTTGACCCCAGGGACCCAGAAGAAAGGAAAAGGTAATATCAGAGCAGTTAACGTGTTATAAATGATAAGAGGGTGTGTGCCGAGTGATTAACCAACATTTCGGTTAATTTTcagtttttaaacaactaattgatccGACGTCGtttcaattgaaattaattccatTTCGTTCAGTTTTTCTGAGCTCAATCCGCACATTGTTGTTTCTCTATaaataaatcagatccagcctgaactgtgtgagggagttgtagtttccaacaagtCAGAATTCTACATAGTTAAGTGCATAAAACGTAATTAACTCCAATGACcacaatcaatcaaatcaaatacacatggttagcagatgttaatgtgagtgtagcgaaatgcttgtgcttctagttccgacaatgcagtaataaccaacaagtaatctaactaacaattccaaaactactgtcttatacacagtgtaaggggataaagaatatgtacataaagatatatggatgagtgatggtacagagcagcataggcaagatacagtagatggtatcgagtacagcatACACACATGAGATGagcatgtaaacaaagtggcacagttaaagtggccagtgatacatgtattacacaaggatgcagtagatgatatagagtacagtacatacgtatacatatgagatgaataatgtagggtatgtaaacattatattaggtagcattgtttaaagtggctagtgatatattttacatcatttcccatcaattcccattattaaagtggctggagttgagtcagtgtattggcagcagccactcaatgttagtggtggctgtttaacagtctgatggccttgagatagaagttgtttttcagtctctcggtcccagctttgatgcacctgtactgacctcgccttctggatgatagcggggtgaacaggcagtggctcggtggttgttgtccttgatgatctttatggccttcctgtaacatcgggtggtgtaggtgtcctggagggcaggtagtttgagccttacggttgtgggcggagcagttgccgtaccaggcggtgatacagcccgccaggatgctctcgattgtgcatctgtagaagtttgtgagtgcttttggtgacaagccaaatttcttcagcctcctgaggttgaagaggcgctactgcgccttcttcacgatgctgtctgtgtgagtggaccaatttgtggtctgtgatgtgtatgccgaggaacttaaaacttactaccctctccactactgttcgatcgatgtggataggggggtgttccctctgctgtttcctgaagtccacaatcatctccttagttttgttgacgttgagtgtgaggttattttcctgacaccacactccgagggccctcacctcctccctgtaggccgtctcgtcgttgttggtaatcaagcctaccactgttgtgtcgtccgcaaacttgatgattgagttggaggcgtgggggaacagggagtacaggagagggctcagaacgcacccttgtggggccccagtgttgaggatcagcggggtggagatgttgttgcctaccctcaccacctgggggcggcccgtcaggaagtccagtacccagttgcacagggcggggtcgagacccagggtctcgagcttgatgacgagcttggagggtactatggtgttgaatgctgagctgtagtcgatgaacagcattctcacataggtattcctcttgtccagatgggttagggcagtgtgcagtgtggttgaggttgcatcgtctgtggacctatttgggcggtaagcaaattggagtgggtctagggtgtcaggtagggtggaggtgatatggtccttgactagtctctcaaagcacttcatgatgacggaagtgagtgctacggggcggtagtcgtttagctcagttaccttagctttcttgggaacaggaacaatggtggccctcttgaagcatgtgggaacagcagactggtatagggattgattgaatatgtccgtaaacacaccggccagctggtctgcgcatgctctgagggcgcggctggggatgccgtctgggcctgcagccttgcgagggttaacacgtttaaatgttttactcacctcggctgcagtgaaggagagtccgcatgttttcgttgcaggccgttgcaggcagtggcactgtattgtcctcaaagcgggcaaaaaagttatttagtctgcctgggagcaagacatcctggtccgtgactgggctggttttcttcttgtagtccgtgattgactgtagaccctgccacatacctcttgtgtctgagccgttgaattgagattctactttgtctctatactgacgcttagcttgtttgatagccttgcggagggaatagctgcactgtttgtattcggtcatgttaccagtcaccttgccctcattaaaagcagtggttcgcgctttcagtgtcacgcgaatgctgccatcaatccacggtttctggttggggaatgttttaatcgttgttatgggaacgacatcttcaacgcacggtCTAATGAACtcacacaccgaatcagcgtattcgtcaatgttgttatctgacgcaatacgaaacatatcccagtccacgtgatgaaagcagtcttggagtgtggaatcagcttggtcggaccagcgttggaggttcttgttttagtttctgtctgtaggcagggatcagcaaaatggagtcgtggtcagcttttctgaaaggagggcggggcagggccttatatgcgtcgcggaagttagaataacaatgatccaagatttttccagccctggttgcgcaatcgatatgttgatacaatttagggagtcttgttttcagattagccttgttaaaatccccagctacaatgaatgcagcctcaggatgtatggattccagtttgcaaagagtcaaataaagttcgttcagagccatcgatgtgtctgcttgggggggaatatatacggctgtgattataatcgaagagaattctcaaTTGCGCATCTACTTGTCTGGTTggtttcttttatgcctgctatgAAGAGGCAGAAGAAATCACGATCTTGAGGGGATATAGAGAGCAGCTGTTGCTTcacgaggtatctctacctgaaaatacatgataagTGATTGGttgttggtattcagcagtcataaaagtatgcctttactttgaaaaactacaaaattGTGGTTTTATCAGATAGCATATgtagcagctctatagagatgatgacttggaattaaataaaaagtcataaaacaaatgtaatacacAACTGAAGTATTTTATTAAAGTGAATAAATTATGGTCCATAAGTGAAAAGCAGTCAATACCTTCATGGGACTTTTTATTAATTGTTTCAGCGTTCcatccatatatatttttaaatgaacCAAAACAACCtcaagcactaatcgctcagcacttgCGTCTTAAGGTCCTTACTACTGAATAGTGTCTGTTCCAGGTGCATATGAGTCAAAATATGAATACTGGAAGAGGTGGAGACCCGCACAGTAACAAAAAAGGGAATAAATCCAAAACTTTTTTTGACAGTGTGCAGGTCTTATCTAGTATTATAAATGGCTGGATCCTAGGAAATTCTGTATCTATATTTTGTCCTCCCAGCTGCCCGCACTGCAGTATTCAGCTTCATGAAGGCCAGGGAGGCTTCGACTAGAGAGAAGGACCTGTTTCGCAGTGTCAAGGTAAGGCGGAACGTGTTCATTAGGGTGCACTGTAACAAAACAAGTTATTTTTATTGGACAGAGTCAATTTTGAGACTACTGAATGGCAGGTAGCCAACGTGCTCGAGTTATTTTATGTAAATGGAATGTTATTTCTATAACATGCCGGTCCAGACAAATCTTTTGTGATTTCACATTTgagaaaccccaaacagcaaatcaCTTCCgaaaaatatgaacaaaggcTCCAAATACATCCTTTTAGAAACAGCaaagctctcagtatagtgatgcaggtctttagacGTTGTACACTTGAAATTGTGTCATTCCAAACTTTATCCACAACATCTAAGTAAATGAagaatacaaagtatattgaaagctaCAGAcagttgtagaatctatgccaagagGCATAGTGGTGGCCAAAGCCATAGTGGTGGCCAACAAGTTAGTGTTTCCTTTACTTTGGCATGCAGCAGGCTACACGGAGAATTGAACAGCAAAATTAAGAGTCGCGCAAAAGGGAATATAACATTgcgtacaacatctaaagacttgcatcactatactgagagctttGCCATTTATAAACGGGTGATTTATGTATATAAAATTAATTTGACATTCTAGAATATGTAAGCACCTTAGCTATTACTTGATATGAATGACTGCGTAGCCACTTGGCACAAAACAACAACCATCCTTTTCTCATTTCAGGATACAGATTTATCAAGAAACATCCCAGGCAAAGTTAAAGTGTCAGCACCTAACCTAATGGCAGCCAAGAAGAAATAGACCTATACAATTTAGTCGACATGGACTTTCTTCACGAAACAGAGTTAACCCCACCCTTAATAGTACTATGATGTCTGCAATTGGATGACAGGAAAAGCTTGTGCACCGAATCATTACATTTTCCTGGATCTTTACTTCAAGATGACAGGGAGGGGGAAAGCAATATGCAAAATGTCCGaacaaaatctgattttaaatttattttttctTCAAAATGAAACTTGTGCAAATAATACAAAATGAGAAACTTTTTGTGGTAACTTCAGTGCAACTGGTATTATTACCTGATTAAAAACAGAAAATACTACACAAGCCTCTTCTGACTAACATGGTCAAAGGTATAACACCTTTCCAGCAGGACTGAACATGGTACtttcacttaaaaaaaaaatatacattttcaaacaCTGGCATGACAAATTCACACGTAAGGATAATGAACGTTGCCATGCTTGCTGACTGGCCAACACCACTCCCATCAAAAGCCTACAATTTTTTCACTAAATTAATAACACTCATGACAAGATGGGTTGAGCTGTCCTCTTTGTTCAGCTAGCACCAAGGTCATGGCTGTCCACACACACCCCGGCATCCCATAGAATGTGGTGGTATATGCCTCATGACACAAGTGCATTGATGCCTCCCATCCTCTGTTTGAGACTGTGTAGCAGGTGTTTAGGCAAGCAGTCCCATGACGCAGCCAGCAACTCTCTGTGCTGCAATGCTGCTTCCATACAGAACCTAGAGAGGGGGACAAGCAAGTTTTACATTGACTAAAAgatgtgttcattaggcaccaaacggactGACTACTGAACCTTTGTTGTTGCATGCCCTCCCTAATAAACAAAACCCAGTAGTTAGGGCCATGTTTTTGTCTGGGTTCAGGGTTGTTTCTCTACTCACCAGACAAGTGACTTTGGTTGAACCGTGAACACCAGCAACTCTTTGCTGTGAGCCTGTTAAAGGCAATTGACATATCTTTATTCAAACCATACTTGGTAGTAAACCTTGTTATCAATCAGTTTGTAGTTCTAATTTTAAGTGACACTTGTGGTCTCACTGTACTCACTGCTCGCTGATGGGACAGCAGGTTATTGGCACAACCGCCAAACACAAAGACCTCCCCATCAGGACCGGAACAGGCCGTGTGCCAGAGCCTGACACAAAAAAAGAGGAAAATgactaaggacacacacacacaaacagtgaaACAAGCAGCTCCCATTCATGACCACTAATTGGTTTCTCTCTTGTGATATTACCTGGGGCTCTGTGTATGATTGTGCTTGTACTGCTGCCACTTGTTCTTGCTGACGCAGTACAGACAAGCGTCACCTGTATATATTACAAAAGGATGGAGGAATAAAAACATTTGGTCATGCCATGGACTCAAGGAAAATGGATAAGGAAGTATTCTTCACTCACTCAGTGTCTCTCTATATGTTGTGAAGCCTCCGAACAGGAAGATGTGATCAGGTGACACGGGGGTGAGGGAGTGCCATGAGTGTCCCACAGGACCCTGCTGAGGAACACTCCTGTAGAGGGGCAAGGGAAGGTCAAGGGGAAATAGGACCGGGGTAAAGGGTTAGTCCCATAAAGGTGAACAGAGGTACATCTATGGGTTAGAGCACAGCCCCTTCCCCTAAAAAAAGGTGTTTAATGCTATAACATGCATGAAGACATTTTGGATGAGGACTACATTTCATGCCACTCCCAGGAATCCATGTCGATGTAGTGCAAGTTGTTCAGGCGGTAATCCTGTTGTAAAAGAGACAAAGCATCAAACATTTAGAATACAAGATCCTTTATGTGATAAGTCATAGAAATGAACATGGTCAACATCTATCTACAGGCCCGTGATACAATTTCACATTAGACAGTGTGACCGTAAACTCAGCAGGAACTTGAGTAATCTCTTTTCAGAACATTCCTACTTACCCTGTAATGCCCCCCAAACACATAGCCTCGGTTGCCCACCTTGGCACAGGCATGTGCTGCCCGGGGAGATGGGGCATTACCCTTCAATAGAAAGGGGGAATGGAGAGGTGAGACTGGAGCTCCCATTGAAACAGATGTGCAAAATGGCTTCCAACACAGAAAGTTGTGACATGATTTAAGGGAATGCTGTTACCTTGGTGACTGGCTGGCTCCAGGTGGACAGGTCCAGGATGTGAATGTGGTTGTTCCAGCCCCGCCCCGGATTATCTCCCTGTTACAACACACAGAGAAGGGATTGTTTTCATTAGGGCATGCAAACATTTAACTACGGAACAAAAATGTGTGTTTCTTATTGGTAATCCAGGTTGTCCATCCCCGtttcagttaaaaaaaaaaaagtttggtgCTTAATTAACACGACCAAGAACTTTACAATTATTGACAACTCCCTTTGCTGCAGACAGATACACTTAACAGACCATTTTCATACTGGTGTTAAAAGCAGCTGAAGGTTTCAAGGGTTGTGCAATTAATTGACCATACCATG from Oncorhynchus clarkii lewisi isolate Uvic-CL-2024 chromosome 25, UVic_Ocla_1.0, whole genome shotgun sequence encodes the following:
- the LOC139383894 gene encoding kelch domain-containing protein 2-like translates to MAEMEDIVDRLPVEEEDEESERDEEEREFDWVVDEADELDEDAVLLDTEEEPFELDQPAERSGHIAVVDGHCMYVWGGYKNSQTTGFIDLYLPRNEIWIYNMETERWKKQMAGGNLHAAMSGSCGVCVDGVLYLFGGHHARGNTNRLCVFRLPLQTPLLCWEEMKHLKGLAPSCKDKLGCWVHKNRLVFFGGYGYMAQGAHRGTFEYDETSFMGDNPGRGWNNHIHILDLSTWSQPVTKGNAPSPRAAHACAKVGNRGYVFGGHYRDYRLNNLHYIDMDSWEWHEMSVPQQGPVGHSWHSLTPVSPDHIFLFGGFTTYRETLSDACLYCVSKNKWQQYKHNHTQSPRLWHTACSGPDGEVFVFGGCANNLLSHQRAAHSKELLVFTVQPKSLVWFCMEAALQHRELLAASWDCLPKHLLHSLKQRMGGINALVS